The Cryptosporangium aurantiacum genome contains the following window.
CTCGTTACCGCGGGGAGGTCGCCGAGGACGGTCGGCCTGAGGCTGAGTCGCAGAGCTTCTCGGCCTGGGGGAAGTCGTCGTGACCCGTCCACGGCCGAGACGCTAGTCGTCCGCTTGGGAACCCCGCCAGAGCCCGCATCCCGTCGGACGCCACGGTCGGAAGACATATCAGTGGACGGTGGGAGATAAGTGCACCAATTCTGCCCGAATAGGCCGCGGGCTCACGCTTGTGCACGCGGGTGGTCGGTAGAAGTCGCAGCCTAAGGCTTGTGATGTTCATCTCGACACCAGCGATTAAGTATCCTATTCTCTCGGCCTAGCGGGTGTCCCTGGATGGCAAAGGAGCCTCAGTGGTACGCAGACAAAGGTTGAGACAACGGCGAGCCGCCGTTGCCGCAGTTGCAGTCCTCGGGCTCGGAGCAGCCTTATTGGCCGGCTGCAGTGGGAACAATGATTCGGACGGCTCCTCGTCGAGCACGTCGAAGGCGGTGGACCTGTCCGTTCTGGGGGACAAGAAGCCGGCCACCGGGGCGCCGGTGAAGATCGGGCTGTTCAACATCGAGGGCGGCACGGCGGTCGACAGCCCCGAGATCGGGGACGGGGCGCGGGCGGCGGCCGACTACGCGAACGAATATCTCGGTGGTCTCGGCGGCCACAAGATCGAAATCGTGAGGTGCGGCGACAAGGGCGACGGCGCGTCGGCAGCGGCGTGCGCGAACAAGTTCGTCCAGGCACGAGTGGCCGCGGTGGTGGTGGGACAGCCCGCCACGGCCGACCAGATCGTCCCGGTCATTCAGGGCGCGAAGATCCCCTGGATCAGTGCCTCGCCGTCGGCGCCCACCGAGTTCGCCTACCCGGGTGCCACCTTCTTCTCGTCGGGGTTCCTTGGCCTGCTCGCGAGCCAAGCCGTCTACGCCAAGCAGAAGGGCTGGAAGCGCGTCACCATGCTGGGCACCGAGAATCCCCAGCTCGTCGCTACGCTCAACAGCATCGGGAAGCCCCTGTTCAAGGGGCAGGGCGTCACGCTCGACTTCGTTCCGGTGCCGCACGGGACGGCC
Protein-coding sequences here:
- a CDS encoding ABC transporter substrate-binding protein, whose translation is MSLDGKGASVVRRQRLRQRRAAVAAVAVLGLGAALLAGCSGNNDSDGSSSSTSKAVDLSVLGDKKPATGAPVKIGLFNIEGGTAVDSPEIGDGARAAADYANEYLGGLGGHKIEIVRCGDKGDGASAAACANKFVQARVAAVVVGQPATADQIVPVIQGAKIPWISASPSAPTEFAYPGATFFSSGFLGLLASQAVYAKQKGWKRVTMLGTENPQLVATLNSIGKPLFKGQGVTLDFVPVPHGTADAGPQVTAATQSKPDALVIAADAAGCQAVFSAMTTLGATQPKMVNNACVAQPVVDAVGEAGIDKTVLFMSGDPVGDHEEAQLYRAIMQQYAPDVEETGGITPLGYQSMLGFVRALNADSATSGDVTPETVTAAIKKAKNLPLPMGNGETFSCDVTQFPVPTIKATICNSKYFVTTYSGTKAGPYETVDAAAAFRG